CATGTCCTTTTTGTTATGTTTATTTCCCCATGAATACTCTCCATAAGGACTGGTTGTTGTCATACAGTCGAAGGGCGTCAAGCCGCTTCGCTGGACACCGGTGTTCATGTATGCCTCATTATCATAGCAAACGTAAAGGATATCGTGCCCCCTCTCCAGCATACCACTCAGCGCCTGTAAGCCAATATCGGCCGTTCCACCATCACCACCCTGTGCGATAACCTTCGCTTCGTTTTGCCTTCCCAGTGCCCTTAAGGCTGCTTCAATGCCTGAGGCTACTGCGGCGGAGTTCTCAAACAAGGAATGGATAAAAGGAACTTCCCACGAGGATTGAGGGAACCGTGTGGTAAAGACCTCCAGACATCCTGTCGCGTCTGTTACGATAATATCCCGTCCGGCCGCACCCAATACCAGTTTTGCAGCAAGTGCTTCACCACACCCCGTACAGGCAGTATGCCCGGCTGCTAAAAGGGGGCCACATGCGTGTTCTGTCGGGGCTGTCAGTGTTGTCGTCGTCATACAATTATTTCCTCCGATGTATATATTTGTTCACCTTCACCCTTATTCTCTTCTATCAAGGAGACTGAGTAGTTTCCTGCTTTGTCCAAAGGCAGGAGGCTACCGATAGATAATTTTCTCTCCTTTATTAGGAGGTAAATAGGGAAGGGGTATAAACTGTTATCGTTTAATCAACGCTTCGTTGAGTCCAATAAACTTTTCTTCAGACAAGACGTTTACGCTGTCTTTAATAACCTGATGTATAGTATCTACCGTGATATCGCGTCCACCTAAGCCTAAGATATATCCATTAATTTTTGGTGTTTTAGGTTTACCATAGAATACGCTTTTAATCTCATTTGCTAATATGCCACCATAACCCAAAGAGACAGCTTTCTCCACTACAGCAACCTCTCTTACATGGCTCAACGCTTTGTAAATTTCATCTTTGGGAAAGGGCCGGTATGAGCGAACCTTAAGGACGCCTATTTTCTGTCCCTTTGCCCTCAGTTCATCAACTATATCCTTTATCGTACCGATAATCGAACCCATAGCCACCAGTACGAGTGAGGCATCTTCGACCTTATAGGTATCAATAAGTCCTCCTTGAAAACGGCCAAATTGATTATGAAAGTCGGCTGCAACATCGCTAATAACCTGTAACGAGGCATGCATCGTCTTTTCGATGAAATAACGGGTTTCCATATACCCATCCGGTCCTACCATAGTACCGAAAGAGAGCGGATTTTTTGGTGTTAAGTAATATTGTGGTGTAAAAGGTGGCAAAAATTTGTCTGCTTGTTCCTGGGTGATGAGTTCTATGGGATCAAATGAGTGGGTGAGGATAAAGCCATCCATACATACCATTACCGGCAGCATGACATCTTTGTTTTCGGCGATTTTGAATGCCTGAAGATGCATATCGCTTGCTTCCTGGTTATCCTCAGCATAGAGTTGTATCCAGCCGCTGTCTCGGGCTGTTAAAGAATCCTGCTGATCGTTCCAGATATTAATGGGGGCAGATACAGCCCGATTGACACAGGTCATGACGATCGGGAGCCGCATACCGGCAATATTAAAGAGTACCTCGATCATCAGTAAAAATCCCTGAGATGTAGTAGCCGTATAGGTCCTTGCTCCGGTGGCGCTTGCACCAAGAACTACGGACGCAGCGGAATGTTCACTTTCTACATTCACATATTCACATTTTAGCTCTCCATTTGCTACCAACTCCGAAAGATGTTCAACAATATGTGTCTGCGGTGTGATAGGGTAAGCGGAGATTACCTGTGGTCTGCAAACACCTACGGTTTTTGCTACAGCGATTGAGCCTTCAATAAATGTTGTACTCATTACTTCTCCTCCACTACCATATCAATATCACTCGAAGAGCACTCCTCGGCACATATTCCACAGCCTTTACAGTAGGTATAATCGACGGTATATTTCTTTTTTTCTACCATGGTAACACAACCTTCGGGGCAATAGATTTTACAGAGGCTGCAGCCAATACATTTCTCCTGGTGAAAGATTGGCTTAAAATTTCTCCAGCTTCCTGTCTGATTTGCCTTGCTAGAGCCAGCTTTGGCAATTGCGCCTAAATCTAATCTCATAATGACTCCTTTTTAATAAAATCGAAAGCCTTCAATACGGCTGCAATATTCTTTTCTCCTACCGAGCCTGGAAATTTATGATGAATTGCCTTTCGGATACCCTCTAAGCTAATTTCTCCGGTGGCCGCAGCAAAAGCCCCCAGAAGGGTTGTATTCATAATGGGTCTTCCGATTACTTCTAAAGCAATTTCCATAGCCGGAATTGTCTTTACTTTGATAGTAGTATTTACACCTAATTCAGCCACCTTTTTCTTCGAATTAATTAACAACAGTCCGTCTTCTTGTAATCCATCAAGGACATTAATTACCTCTAAGAGCGTGGGGTCTTGTACAATAACATAATTAGGTTTATAAACCTGGCTTCTGATACGGATAGGCTTATCACTAATTCGAACAAATGCCTGAACAGGTGCTCCCATCCTTTCTGATCCAAATGATGGAAATGCCTGCGCATATTTTCCATCACTATGAGCTGCAAAACCTAACAATTCTGCTGCTGTCACGGAACCTTGCCCCCCTCGTCCATGAACCCTGATCTCGATCAATGAATATGTACCTCCTATCTGGTTATTATTTTCATTATGATATATTTTTTAAAATTACCCGTGCCGGGCTTCCATCACCATCCTTTATCTTTAATGGTAATGCGATCAATTCATAATTACCTGCTTTTACGTTACTTAAGTCGAGGCCTTCAATAATGACAACGTCTTTTCTTAACAGGATATGGTGGGTATCAGCATAGGTACTTTCAAATTTTTCAACGGAAAGATAATCTATCCCTATGAGTTTTACCTCGTTATCGACTAAGTATTGGGCAGCTTCTTTTGTGATATAGATGAAATCTTTTTTAAACTCTGAGAGTTTCCAGTAAGTAGAATTAATAGTCTTAAAAATAACTCTTTTAACACCTTTTAATTGTAATAATTTTACCTCATCCAAATCAATCTTTTCTTTATTTTTTATATCGAATACCGTTGCATTTCCTATGAGGTAATCTAAGGGGATTTGATCTATTTTGATGCCGTTTTCTTCAAAATGATAGGGCGCATCAATATGGGTTCCGCAATGTGAGCCGAACTTTAATTCGGATACATTACTGGAATCACCCTGAGAAATCAAGCTTGTTTTTCGGATAGCTACAGGCGGGTCAGTAGGCCAGGTAATGAGGGTATTTGATATTGTGAGTGTAACGTCGTAGAAGCTCATTGGTTGAATGACAGGTAAATGCGAAGGATAAAATCCAAAAAATAGATTCTTTGCTTTTTAAGGATGGCAAAGGACTGAATAATTATAAAGAACTTTACTTAAAGAATAAACAAATGGATGTTAGTATGAAGTAAGACCTTTTGCAAATCTCAACATATCGCTTATGTTAATATCTGAGGTAAGGCAGTAAGTGATACCGTCCTCTTGCCATAATACAGCATTAAATCCACGGCAGTTTCCTATATAAAATTCTTGAGACCCTAATCGGACTCTTTCCAGATTTCCCGTTGAGAGGGTGTTTTTGTGTATTGTTTGGAGTGACAGTTTATTACCGCCCTTATCAAAGATAACACACGGACTGTTTGCCCCATAAGATCGAACGGGTATTCCTCCGGTACGGATTTGTCTTGTATCCAGAACGGGAGATGAATTCTCCAAATTGGTATTTAAGGTATTTCCAAGATATTTATTTACTTCACCGACAACAGAGGTTTTCTCATTAAACACCAAATTGTTATTTACCGCTACAACATGGTTTTTTACAGCATTATCAACAATAGATACGGGATCGTTATCATAATAATTTGAGTAATAAAAAATACCACCTGCCAGAAAGAGAAGTACAGATGCTGCTACTGCGTATAAACGGGAAGAAAGGAATGTGCTTCGTGGATTTCGTTGATAAATAATCTCTTTAACAGCGCGCCTGGTGTCCTCAGCATCAAGAGAATTAAGTTGGCTAAGGATTCTGTTTTGAAGATACACAGGAGCTGTGATGTTTGTGCAGTATGCTTTTACTAAAGATCGAATACCTTTTTCAAATTCATACCTTTGGCGGCATTCATCACAGTGGCCAAGATGTTCTTGAATCATTACATAATGAGGTTCGTGGACCTCTCTATCCATGAATTCATGAAGATATTTCATCGTATCAATACAAGACATTATTTTTTCCTCTTAATAAAGCCTCTGTCTTTCGCATATTCTCGCAGACTCTTTTGGAGTAATTTTCTTCCCCTGTTAAGTCTGGATTTTATGGTTCCAATAGGCACATTCGTAATTTCCGCAATATCTTTATAAGGCAATTCCTCTACATCTGAAAGCAGGACAGCTTCCCGGTATTCAAGAGGCAGGCTGTCAATTGCATGCTTTACATCATCTTCCATCAGGTTACTCAAATCAGTATATTTACTTTCTAAAGTATCTGATGGTTCTTCGGATCTCTTTTCTTCATCATAGGTTATATGATTATTGAGTGATTCCGTATCCTCGTAAAAGAACTCATTCGGCATACTCATTGTTTTTCGATACTTATTGATAAAGGTATTCCGAAGGATCTTAAAAAGCCACGCTTTTATATTTGTCCCCTTTTCAAAAGTATTAAAAAACCGGTAGGCTTTTAAATACGTTTCCTGGACAAGGTCTTCGGCTTCCTCTTTATTAAGTATCAGGCGCAATGCCATATTATAGAGGGAATCGATATGCCTCATGGCAATTTCTTCAAATTCTTTCCTTCTGTTATTTTCTTCCCTCATTGTCTTTAGATTCCAATTTTCTAAAACAAAAAAACACTGTATAAGGTTCCCATTTTACAAGAGACATTATATAAGTTTATATATGTAAATTCAAGACAATATAAGGTTTGTGGAAAAAATGAATTTTTGATATGATAGATGCAAAAGCAATATTTTACGAAGAGAAGATTTGCAAAAAAGAGATGAATTAGGCTCCACCGCAATGCCGTGAGAGGATATCTTTTGGACCCGTGTTTTATAGTAGGTTACCCCATGATAGCTTTGTACTTTTCTTATAAAGAAGAGTACGCTTACTAGCAAAGACGGGCTACCAAAATGATAGTATAGGTCCTTAAAAATAACGCCTCAAAACACGCACATGGCAGAGCCTAAAGAACTTTTGGTATCTTAGCAATTAGGCAATGTTCAGGCAAGGGAAAAATATTTGTGTATGGATTTACTTGACAGAATACCTTTTCTGAAGGTAACATAAACCACCATGAAACTTGGAGCGAGCTATTTTGCGAACCGGATACTGCGCCATGTCCGGGAAGATATGAAGAAGATGACCGATGATGGCTGTAATTTTGTCGTTCATACTTTGAGTGAGTACGATACGCTGTATCATTCGGGCACGATGGTCGATATAGTGAAGGCAAGTCACGAAGCCGGATTGGAGGTCTTTCTTGATCCATGGGGTGTCGGGCGTGTTTTTGGCGGAGAGTCCTTCTCTACCTTTGTCAAACTCTATCCACACTGCAGACAACGATTAAGTTTTTCAGAAGGCGAGATAAGAACATACAAGGCATGTTTAAACTCAAAGACATTTCGGGATACCATGCTGGCATGGATTGAATTTGCAGCAAAGACAAAGGCGGAAGGTATATTGTGGGATGAGCCGCATCTGTTTTTTGGAGAGTTTACCTCTTTGTTCGGAGGTTTAAAGAGGGATATTTGGGGATGTACCTGTAGTGTATGTGGCGATATTTTTAAACATACCTACGGCTACGAGATGCCTCTGGATTTTACCGAAGACGTAAAGGCGTTTCGACAAATGACGATTGTCAATTTTCTTGCGTACCTGGCGAATGAGGCATCTGAAAAGGGATTAAAGAGTGCAGTTTGTTTATTCCCAAAAACTGATCCCCGATATGGTATCTATGAATGGGAAAAGGTCGCCACGATTAAAAGTATACATATCTTCGGGAGTGATCCTTATTGGTACAGTTATAAACAAGATGTAACTGAATTTGTGAGTCGTATTTCTCATGATGTGATTGCCCTTTCAAAGAAATATAACAAAGAACCTCAAATATGGATACAGGGTTATCGGGTGCCTGCAAACAGAGAAGACGAGATTACAACAGCGATAGATGTGGCTTACAATTCAGGGATCCGAAACATAGCCACATGGAGCTTTGAGGGAACCGATTGTATGACGTATGTACGGTCCGAACGTCCCGAAGTTGTTTGGCACAATGTCCGTAATGCCTATCTGAAATATAAAAATATATAGTTTAGTCATGAATGAACACACATGGGCACGAATGAAGAAGCACGTAAGAAAAAGAGGAACAAGATAAAAACCTTTCTGCTTGTTGCCTCTTTTACTCTTATTTCGTGTAAATTCGTGTTCATTCGTGGCTCATGGTATTTGTAGCTAAAATTACTTACGATGAATGATAAAATAAAAAAAATTGCGCACCGTTCCTTACAGAATGAACCTGTCAGTCGCGATGATGCCCTATTTCTTATGGAAATAGAGGGCGATGAGATTTATGATGTATTCTATTGGGCTAATCAGATACGTTTACAGTATTTTGGGCATGATATAAATACCTGCTCTATTGTTAGCGCAAAACAGGGTAAATGCACAGAGGATTGTAGTTTCTGTTCTCAGTCTGCCCGTTATCATACGAGCATTGATGCCTTTCCATTCGTAAGTACAAATAAGATACTCGATGGCGCCAAATATGCGGAACAGACGGGTTCAAGCTCTCTTGGTATCGTTACCAGCGGATATAGCATCGATAATCCTCATGAGCTTGATAAGATTTGCGAGGCAATAAAAACCGTTGTTCTGAATACCGGCGTCCATCCGCATGGTTCTTTTGGAACACTGACAAAAGAAACAGCGGTATCTTTAGTGAAAAGTGGACTCAGAAGGATTAATCACAACCTGGAGACATCTGAGAGGTTTTTTCCAAAGGTATGTTCAACACACACGTTTACTGACCGGGTAAATACTATCTATGCTGCAAAGGAGGCTGGATTAGAAATATGCAGTGGCGCAATCTTTGGTATCGGGGAAGAGAGAGAAGACCGTATTCATCTGTTGTTTACCTTGAAAGATTTGGAGGTCGATGTTGTTCCTTTAAATTTTTTATATCCGATCGCTGGTACGCCACTGGAAAACAGCGCCTCTTTAGTACCGAGGGAAGCATTAAAGATTATTTCTGTATTTCGATTCGTTTTGCCTGATAAGGAAATTAAAATCGCGGGTGGCCGTGAAAAGAATCTGCGTGATTTACAATCATGGATGTTTTATGCAGGCGCTAATAGTACGATGATTGGAAACTATCTGACTACAAAGGGAAGAAAGATAGAAGATGATTTGCAAATGATAAAAGATCTTGAATTGGAATTGAAAATATCATAGCACAGCAAAGCTGCAACCAAAAAGAGTTTAACCACAAAGCACACAAAGTTTTACACAAAGGACACAAAGAAAAACTTACAAAAAAAAGAAGTTTTTACAGGGTAATACTCTAAGAGGAACAGAAGATATACATCTCTTGATCTCCTCCTGGCAGAGAGGAAACGAATACCTGTTCCTTAATCTCTTCTTTTCCGAAAATACATACGCTTACCCGTGGGTTACTACAAGGGGTAAACTTCCAATGAAAATCCTGATACTACAGAGATATACATAAGCTATACAAGAAATATTTGTGCGATGGGGACAGATTTTATTTTAGATGAGTTAAAAGGATTAAAAGACCGCTCCCTCATGCGTGAGTATAGAACTATCGAAGGTCCGCAGGGTCCCCATATTCAAATCCAGGGCACATCATATTTATCATTCTGTTCAAACAACTATCTTGGACTTGCCAATCATCCAAAAATAAAACAGGCTGCTATTGAAGCTATCCATCAATACGGATGGGGTACCGGCGCTTCACGATTGGTTTCCGGAAATATGATCCTTCATGAAAAACTTGAAAAGAAAATTGCGGAGTTTAAGGGAACGGAGGCCGCTCTGCTATTCCCGACTGGTTACATGGCTAATATGGGCGCTTTATGTGCCCTTGTCACAAAAGGAGACCTTGTTATTGGAGATAAACTGAATCACGCAAGTATTGTTGACGGCTGTCGCCAATCCGGTGCAACCTTCCGCATCTATCCTCATAATAATATTCATAAATTAGAATCATTATTACAAAGGTCTGCTCCATTCCGCAGAAAGTTGATCGTTACTGATAGTGTGTTTAGTATGGACGGTGATATTGCATTGTTACCGGAAATTGTAGAGATTGCCAAAAGATACGATGCCATGCTTATGATAGACGATGCTCATGCAACAGGGGTGTTTGGAAGACAGGGGAAAGGTATGATTGAACACTACGGGCTTGAGGGAAAGATTGATATTATTATGGGATCATTGAGTAAGGCCATCGGTAGTGTTGGTGGATTCATTGCCGGAAGTAACTACCTTATTGACTTCTTAAAGAATAAAGCCCGTTCTTTCATCTACACAACAGCCTTGCCTCCTTCCCTATGTGCCGCATCATTAGCGGGATTAACGCTTATCCAGGAGGATATATCTCTTATTGATAGGTTATGGAGTAATATTAACTATGTAAAATTCCGGTTATCGGAATTTATCCACACGATAGCAGTGGAAAGCCCGATTGTTCCTATCGTTATTGGACCGGCAAAAGATGCTCTTGATTTATCCGAGATACTCTACAGAAGAGGGATTTTAATTCCTGCGATTCGGCCGCCTACCGTGCCTTCAGGTACGAGCCGGTTGCGGATTTCCTTAATGGCTACTCATACCGAAGAGGATATAAACAGGTTACTGGATACTTTGAAAGATATTGGATTTTTAACCTTCGGGAATCATAAAACCTCAGATCAATAAATTACCTCTTGATCTACAAATTTCACAGATTGGAAATAAATTTTAAGAAAAATTATGCATAGACCAACATGGGTTGAAATTGATTTGAGTGCCCTCAGGTATAACGTATTGGCCCTGAAGAGGAAAGTCGGGCCGGAAGTAAAAATTATAGGTATTGTCAAAGCAGATGCCTACGGCCACGGTGATTATGAAGTAAGTAAAATTCTGATAAATCAGGGTGTCGAGATGCTTGGTATAGCTATCCTTGAAGAAGGCGTCCGCCTGAGGGAAAAAGGAATAAGAGCGCCGATATTACTTCTGGGAGGGCTTTTTGAGGAACAAATACCCAGTGTTATTGAATACGATTTAACGCCGACTGTTTATGACCTGAAGCTTGCCTCTGTGTTATCAAAGAGAGCAGCATATTTAAATAAAATTGTGAAAGTCCATATGTATGTGGATACCGGCATGGGGAGTATTGGTGTGAAGTACACCAGAGCTGTAGAATTTATACAGGGTATACAAGAGATGAAAAACCTTTTCATCGAAGGGATCTATACTCACTGCTCATGTTCTGACGAAAGGGATTCAGAGTATACCAATCTACAAATAAAAAGATTCCGAGAGGTATTAGCAGCTCCTGAAACAATCAATATGGGTATTCCTTTAAGACATATGGCAAATAGCGGCGCCATACTTGGTTACTTTGATGCTTATTTTACTATGGTTAGACCAGGCCTGGCGTTGTATGGGTTATATCCTTCAGAAGAGGTATCAAGGGAGATTGGCATTCGACCTGTGATGAGCTTTAAGACAAGGATTATTCATATTAAGCATATGGAACCAGGGGATGTTGTCGGTTATGGCAGAGGGTACAGGATTAACCGACCTACCCGTGTTGCAACCCTTCCCTTAGGGTATGATGATGGCTATAGTCGATTACTCTCCAATCAGGGAAAGGTTATTATAAGGGGCGTAAAAGCATCTATTATTGGCCGTATTTGTATGGATCAATGTTTCGTGGATGTAAGCTATATAAAAGAGGTATCGGTAGGGGATGAAGTTGTGCTTTATGGTATTCAGGGGCGGGAGTCGATAGCTGTAGAATCGGTTGCGAAACAGTTAAACACCATCCCCTATGAGATTGTTTGTAATGTAAGCAAACGTGTACCGAGGGTTTATATTAATTGATAAGAGAAATTACCGTTTTTATACAAAATAGGGGAGGGGGTTATTTTCCTGCCGGTAGTATCTCTATTTACTGTGTCTATGGCTATGTTACGTCGTTATCCCCAATTTGCTCATCTTATATTTTAATATTCTTCGTGTTGTTTTTAGGAATTGCGCAGCTCTGGTTTGTCTGCCGTTTGCTTTTTGAAGGGCTTTTTCTATGATTTCTTTTTCTATACGAGAGACGATCTCATCAAGTGATTCAATTCCCGATAATTCAACTGGATTGGTTATATTATGTGAGGTAGTATAATCAAATTCTTTTCTGATTTCCAAAGGAAGGTGTTCGCCGAGAATGGCATCACTGTCCCCGTAAAGGGTAAGCACTCTTTCGATAACATTTTTCAATTCTCTTATATTCCCTGGCCATAAGTAATTTTCCAACAGCTTCATTGCTGATGGGTGAATTCTTTTTGCTTTGGAGTGGAATTCCTTTTTATATTTTTGAAAATAATGATTTATCAGAAGCGGGATATCCTCTTTCCTCTCCCTTAAGGGGGGTAAATCTATAGGGACAACATTTATCCGGTAAAATAAATCCTCACGGAATGTGCCTTTC
The genomic region above belongs to Candidatus Jettenia caeni and contains:
- a CDS encoding RNA polymerase sigma factor RpoE, producing MREENNRRKEFEEIAMRHIDSLYNMALRLILNKEEAEDLVQETYLKAYRFFNTFEKGTNIKAWLFKILRNTFINKYRKTMSMPNEFFYEDTESLNNHITYDEEKRSEEPSDTLESKYTDLSNLMEDDVKHAIDSLPLEYREAVLLSDVEELPYKDIAEITNVPIGTIKSRLNRGRKLLQKSLREYAKDRGFIKRKK
- a CDS encoding alanine racemase, producing the protein MHRPTWVEIDLSALRYNVLALKRKVGPEVKIIGIVKADAYGHGDYEVSKILINQGVEMLGIAILEEGVRLREKGIRAPILLLGGLFEEQIPSVIEYDLTPTVYDLKLASVLSKRAAYLNKIVKVHMYVDTGMGSIGVKYTRAVEFIQGIQEMKNLFIEGIYTHCSCSDERDSEYTNLQIKRFREVLAAPETINMGIPLRHMANSGAILGYFDAYFTMVRPGLALYGLYPSEEVSREIGIRPVMSFKTRIIHIKHMEPGDVVGYGRGYRINRPTRVATLPLGYDDGYSRLLSNQGKVIIRGVKASIIGRICMDQCFVDVSYIKEVSVGDEVVLYGIQGRESIAVESVAKQLNTIPYEIVCNVSKRVPRVYIN
- a CDS encoding 8-amino-7-oxononanoate synthase, producing the protein MGTDFILDELKGLKDRSLMREYRTIEGPQGPHIQIQGTSYLSFCSNNYLGLANHPKIKQAAIEAIHQYGWGTGASRLVSGNMILHEKLEKKIAEFKGTEAALLFPTGYMANMGALCALVTKGDLVIGDKLNHASIVDGCRQSGATFRIYPHNNIHKLESLLQRSAPFRRKLIVTDSVFSMDGDIALLPEIVEIAKRYDAMLMIDDAHATGVFGRQGKGMIEHYGLEGKIDIIMGSLSKAIGSVGGFIAGSNYLIDFLKNKARSFIYTTALPPSLCAASLAGLTLIQEDISLIDRLWSNINYVKFRLSEFIHTIAVESPIVPIVIGPAKDALDLSEILYRRGILIPAIRPPTVPSGTSRLRISLMATHTEEDINRLLDTLKDIGFLTFGNHKTSDQ
- a CDS encoding pyruvate ferredoxin oxidoreductase alpha subunit; the protein is MSTTFIEGSIAVAKTVGVCRPQVISAYPITPQTHIVEHLSELVANGELKCEYVNVESEHSAASVVLGASATGARTYTATTSQGFLLMIEVLFNIAGMRLPIVMTCVNRAVSAPINIWNDQQDSLTARDSGWIQLYAEDNQEASDMHLQAFKIAENKDVMLPVMVCMDGFILTHSFDPIELITQEQADKFLPPFTPQYYLTPKNPLSFGTMVGPDGYMETRYFIEKTMHASLQVISDVAADFHNQFGRFQGGLIDTYKVEDASLVLVAMGSIIGTIKDIVDELRAKGQKIGVLKVRSYRPFPKDEIYKALSHVREVAVVEKAVSLGYGGILANEIKSVFYGKPKTPKINGYILGLGGRDITVDTIHQVIKDSVNVLSEEKFIGLNEALIKR
- a CDS encoding pyruvate ferredoxin oxidoreductase beta subunit, which translates into the protein MTTTTLTAPTEHACGPLLAAGHTACTGCGEALAAKLVLGAAGRDIIVTDATGCLEVFTTRFPQSSWEVPFIHSLFENSAAVASGIEAALRALGRQNEAKVIAQGGDGGTADIGLQALSGMLERGHDILYVCYDNEAYMNTGVQRSGLTPFDCMTTTSPYGEYSWGNKHNKKDMPSIAAAHGIPYVATASVAFPKDIENKVKKALSITGPKYIQIHSPCPLGWRSNPQLTIKVAKLAIDTGLYPVFEMENGKITKVRKVKNPKVPVEEYLKIQGRFAHLFKSAKAKEEIQKIQEIADRNIEKYGLA
- a CDS encoding pyruvate ferredoxin oxidoreductase delta subunit, translated to MRLDLGAIAKAGSSKANQTGSWRNFKPIFHQEKCIGCSLCKIYCPEGCVTMVEKKKYTVDYTYCKGCGICAEECSSSDIDMVVEEK
- a CDS encoding pyruvate ferredoxin oxidoreductase gamma subunit: MIEIRVHGRGGQGSVTAAELLGFAAHSDGKYAQAFPSFGSERMGAPVQAFVRISDKPIRIRSQVYKPNYVIVQDPTLLEVINVLDGLQEDGLLLINSKKKVAELGVNTTIKVKTIPAMEIALEVIGRPIMNTTLLGAFAAATGEISLEGIRKAIHHKFPGSVGEKNIAAVLKAFDFIKKESL
- a CDS encoding biotin synthase, with translation MNDKIKKIAHRSLQNEPVSRDDALFLMEIEGDEIYDVFYWANQIRLQYFGHDINTCSIVSAKQGKCTEDCSFCSQSARYHTSIDAFPFVSTNKILDGAKYAEQTGSSSLGIVTSGYSIDNPHELDKICEAIKTVVLNTGVHPHGSFGTLTKETAVSLVKSGLRRINHNLETSERFFPKVCSTHTFTDRVNTIYAAKEAGLEICSGAIFGIGEEREDRIHLLFTLKDLEVDVVPLNFLYPIAGTPLENSASLVPREALKIISVFRFVLPDKEIKIAGGREKNLRDLQSWMFYAGANSTMIGNYLTTKGRKIEDDLQMIKDLELELKIS